In a single window of the Chitinophagales bacterium genome:
- a CDS encoding DUF3368 domain-containing protein, translating into MVIISDTSTVSNLIQIGELDLLKKMFGSIIIPPFVNKEIRALETFNIDIEAYRKANWITINFPKNKEGLSVLLNVLDRGESEAIILAQEMNAEYLLIDEKIGTRIAKDYGLNTIGLLGVLIKCKEKGFIDKVRPIIDKLRNDAGFWLSDKLYNRILQEIDEKYQQ; encoded by the coding sequence TTGGTAATAATCAGCGATACTTCTACTGTATCCAATCTAATTCAAATTGGCGAGCTAGACCTTTTAAAAAAAATGTTTGGCAGTATAATAATCCCTCCTTTTGTAAATAAAGAAATTAGAGCTTTAGAAACCTTTAATATAGATATAGAAGCATACCGAAAAGCCAATTGGATAACCATTAATTTCCCAAAAAATAAAGAAGGCCTATCAGTTCTTTTAAATGTTTTAGATAGGGGTGAGTCTGAAGCAATTATTCTAGCTCAGGAAATGAATGCTGAATATTTGTTGATAGATGAAAAAATTGGAACAAGAATAGCAAAGGATTACGGCTTAAATACAATTGGTTTGCTTGGCGTTCTGATTAAATGTAAAGAAAAAGGGTTTATCGATAAAGTGAGACCAATTATAGACAAACTTAGAAATGATGCTGGTTTCTGGCTAAGCGATAAATTATACAACAGAATTCTTCAAGAAATAGATGAAAAATATCAACAATAA
- a CDS encoding UPF0175 family protein, with translation MRIEIPNQLLEKSGLTHDVVLLELALILFQRESVTLGQASEIAGLHQSQFQKELGKRKIPIHYDVEEFEQDLNTIKNIK, from the coding sequence ATGAGGATTGAAATACCAAATCAACTATTAGAAAAATCAGGGTTGACTCATGATGTAGTATTGTTAGAACTCGCTTTGATTTTATTTCAAAGAGAAAGTGTCACTCTAGGTCAAGCCAGCGAAATAGCCGGTTTACATCAATCTCAATTCCAAAAAGAACTCGGAAAAAGGAAAATTCCAATTCACTATGATGTTGAAGAATTTGAACAGGACTTAAATACTATTAAAAACATTAAATAA
- the pxpA gene encoding 5-oxoprolinase subunit PxpA: MSKASKRHPKLSIDLNADLGEGSGNDHLLLPLISSCNVCCGAHAGNIDDIEETICNALEHKVKVGAHPSFPDRDNFGRKILTIEDKALFDSLLEQITCVEQMLKRSGKKLNHVKLHGALYHLSNSDFKTANLVCELIKNQFNHCKIYAPFGSLMAEIAQEKGLETSYEVFADRNYNDDLDLLNRSHKQAVIHDPQNVTDHVLRMVKDQQVKTINGTLRSIRAETVCVHGDNPAALQLLRHLKAALLQENITVV, translated from the coding sequence ATGTCAAAAGCATCAAAAAGGCATCCCAAATTAAGCATAGACCTGAATGCCGACCTGGGAGAGGGCAGCGGAAACGATCATTTGTTGCTGCCCTTGATCAGCAGTTGTAATGTGTGTTGCGGGGCACATGCCGGCAATATTGACGACATAGAGGAAACCATCTGCAATGCACTTGAGCACAAGGTAAAAGTCGGGGCACATCCTTCTTTTCCCGACCGGGATAATTTTGGCAGGAAAATATTGACCATTGAAGACAAAGCGCTTTTTGACAGCCTGCTTGAGCAAATAACATGTGTAGAACAAATGCTCAAAAGATCGGGCAAAAAATTGAATCATGTAAAATTACACGGTGCATTGTATCATTTGAGCAATTCTGATTTTAAAACAGCAAATCTTGTTTGTGAATTGATTAAAAATCAGTTCAACCATTGTAAAATCTATGCACCTTTTGGTTCACTCATGGCTGAAATTGCCCAGGAAAAAGGACTTGAAACCAGCTATGAAGTTTTTGCCGACCGCAATTATAATGATGACCTGGATTTATTGAACAGAAGTCACAAACAGGCAGTTATTCACGATCCACAAAATGTTACCGACCATGTATTGCGCATGGTTAAAGACCAACAAGTAAAAACCATAAACGGAACATTGCGTTCAATTCGGGCGGAAACAGTTTGTGTGCATGGAGACAATCCGGCTGCCCTGCAATTGCTCAGGCATTTGAAAGCTGCTTTATTACAGGAAAATATTACTGTTGTATGA
- the pxpB gene encoding 5-oxoprolinase subunit PxpB: MSFSLKYRQVSPYIFEIIWPAEISEAILFDILKLKNAIEKAADIPVQNMRITYHHLSLAFDDAIDFKKLKSSIEKLYAKKEKFQIGERKCWEIPVLYEGKDLAEFAKTKKLPKQELIALHSSRDYLLYFFGFLPGFMYLGGLDARLHQARKAVPDRKIEKGSVAIGGKQTGVYPLDSPGGWHVIGQTPIKIFELNANQHVFARAGDIIRFSAIEFNEFSEIESLVQQGKYKIKSKVVNG; encoded by the coding sequence ATGAGTTTTTCGCTGAAATACAGACAAGTTTCTCCATATATTTTTGAAATTATCTGGCCTGCTGAAATCAGTGAAGCCATACTTTTTGACATTTTAAAATTGAAAAATGCCATTGAAAAAGCAGCGGATATTCCAGTGCAAAATATGCGCATCACCTATCATCATTTGAGTTTGGCTTTTGATGATGCGATTGATTTCAAAAAGCTGAAAAGCAGTATTGAAAAGCTTTATGCTAAAAAGGAAAAATTTCAGATAGGAGAAAGAAAATGCTGGGAAATTCCCGTTTTGTACGAGGGAAAGGATTTGGCGGAATTTGCAAAAACAAAAAAACTTCCCAAACAAGAGCTGATAGCACTGCACAGCAGCAGGGATTATCTCTTGTATTTTTTCGGCTTCTTGCCGGGTTTTATGTACCTCGGTGGACTTGATGCCCGATTGCATCAAGCAAGAAAAGCGGTGCCCGATCGAAAAATTGAAAAAGGCAGTGTGGCCATTGGTGGCAAGCAAACAGGGGTTTATCCGTTGGACAGTCCCGGTGGCTGGCATGTGATTGGGCAGACTCCAATCAAAATTTTTGAGCTCAATGCCAATCAACATGTTTTTGCCCGTGCAGGAGATATAATCCGTTTTAGCGCTATTGAGTTCAATGAATTTTCAGAGATAGAATCATTGGTACAGCAAGGCAAATACAAAATTAAAAGCAAGGTGGTCAATGGCTAA
- a CDS encoding biotin-dependent carboxyltransferase family protein, with product MAKAHILKAGFYSSIQDMGRFEYAHLGVPVSGAMDMTAFRLANHLLRNNADAACLEITLKGPHVAFEAATQIVVTGAQAEIKINERSIAINQPASVKPGDVLKIGAAHIGVRLYLGIKGGFLTEKVLGSRSFYLGITQQQKLEKGNILHYTENEKPIEPSNAHVQPNRDNVKAQNLKFYPGPEWQQLTQKQQETIKSQTFSISPQQNRMGIQLKESLPNQLNEILTAPVYPGTVQLTPSGKLIILMRDAQVSGGYPRILQMQENSIDVLAQIRAGDSFWFKITG from the coding sequence ATGGCTAAAGCGCACATTTTAAAAGCCGGATTTTACAGCAGCATTCAGGATATGGGGCGTTTTGAATATGCCCACCTGGGAGTGCCGGTTTCCGGGGCGATGGATATGACAGCTTTCAGATTGGCCAATCATTTGCTGAGAAACAATGCCGATGCAGCATGTCTGGAAATTACGCTAAAAGGACCACACGTTGCTTTTGAAGCAGCCACACAAATTGTGGTAACAGGGGCTCAGGCAGAAATAAAAATCAATGAAAGAAGCATAGCCATTAATCAGCCGGCAAGTGTTAAACCCGGTGATGTGCTTAAAATCGGTGCTGCACATATTGGCGTGCGTCTTTATCTGGGCATAAAAGGGGGATTTCTTACAGAAAAAGTATTGGGCAGCCGCAGTTTTTATCTGGGCATTACGCAACAGCAAAAATTAGAGAAAGGAAATATTTTACATTACACGGAAAATGAAAAACCCATTGAGCCATCGAATGCACATGTTCAGCCCAATAGGGATAATGTAAAAGCACAAAATTTGAAATTTTACCCCGGCCCGGAATGGCAACAACTTACCCAAAAGCAACAAGAAACCATTAAGTCACAGACTTTTAGCATTTCACCACAGCAAAATCGGATGGGCATACAACTGAAAGAATCTTTGCCCAATCAACTGAATGAAATTCTCACAGCCCCCGTATATCCCGGAACGGTGCAGCTTACTCCCTCTGGTAAATTGATCATTTTGATGCGCGATGCGCAGGTGAGTGGCGGCTATCCCAGAATTCTTCAAATGCAAGAAAATTCAATTGATGTATTGGCTCAGATAAGGGCAGGTGATTCATTTTGGTTTAAAATTACAGGGTAA
- a CDS encoding (4Fe-4S)-binding protein: protein MEKKHYSNGEITVIWQPKKCQHSGVCVKTLPKVYNPKAKPWISVENASTEQLISQINKCPSGALSYKVDK, encoded by the coding sequence ATGGAAAAGAAACATTATTCCAATGGAGAAATCACTGTAATTTGGCAACCCAAAAAATGTCAGCATTCTGGCGTATGCGTCAAAACACTGCCCAAGGTTTACAACCCCAAAGCAAAACCCTGGATCTCAGTAGAAAATGCCAGTACTGAGCAATTAATAAGCCAGATCAACAAATGCCCCTCGGGAGCTTTGAGCTATAAGGTAGATAAATAA
- a CDS encoding folylpolyglutamate synthase/dihydrofolate synthase family protein yields MNYPQTLDYLYAQLPMFQRIGAAAFKKDLGNTIKLMDALANPETAFPCIHIAGTNGKGSLAHMLSAIFQSHGYKTGLYTSPHYFDFRERIKIDGKPIDEQFVIDFTAKIKKQISDIQPSFFELTVAMAFDAFRQKKVDIAIIETGLGGRLDSTNVVDPLLSIITNIGYDHMEFLGDTLALIAGEKAGIIKENTPCLVGEILAETKPVFERVCKEKNAALYLSNHILEIKNFDAKLQESSFEVLYQDGETQNAQSNELPGSYQQYNIRNALAAVEIINEKYPEWKLNRSKSIEAICQTRSLSGLIGRFQKIQDTPLFICDSAHNAHGLKEVMQQVNTESVNYDKVHVVFGVVQGKDLSAVLPLLNKNFQYYWCAAQIPRALPAKELQEKAKHFDLKGESHPSVSDAVNAAMKNAGEKDLVFAGGSIFTVAEIPQLSNL; encoded by the coding sequence ATGAATTATCCCCAAACACTGGACTACCTTTATGCCCAGCTTCCAATGTTTCAGAGAATAGGTGCTGCTGCTTTCAAAAAAGACCTGGGAAATACTATAAAACTCATGGATGCACTGGCTAATCCCGAAACGGCATTTCCATGCATTCACATAGCCGGAACAAACGGCAAAGGAAGCCTGGCCCATATGCTCAGTGCCATTTTTCAATCGCATGGCTACAAAACGGGGCTTTATACCTCTCCACATTATTTTGATTTTAGGGAAAGGATAAAAATCGATGGAAAACCCATTGATGAGCAATTCGTCATTGATTTTACAGCAAAGATCAAAAAGCAGATCAGCGATATACAACCTTCCTTTTTTGAACTCACAGTAGCAATGGCCTTTGATGCTTTTAGGCAAAAAAAAGTAGATATTGCTATTATAGAAACGGGTTTGGGCGGTCGTTTAGACTCCACCAATGTTGTGGACCCCCTGCTTTCCATCATCACCAATATTGGCTACGATCACATGGAATTTCTGGGCGATACCCTAGCATTGATTGCAGGGGAAAAAGCGGGGATCATTAAAGAAAATACGCCTTGTTTGGTGGGGGAAATATTGGCGGAAACAAAACCGGTTTTTGAGAGAGTATGCAAAGAGAAAAACGCAGCACTTTATTTGTCCAATCACATTTTGGAGATAAAAAACTTTGATGCAAAATTGCAGGAAAGTTCATTCGAGGTACTCTACCAAGATGGCGAAACACAGAATGCACAAAGCAATGAACTTCCGGGCTCTTATCAGCAATACAATATCCGCAATGCATTGGCAGCCGTAGAAATCATCAATGAAAAATACCCCGAATGGAAATTGAACCGAAGCAAAAGCATTGAAGCCATTTGCCAAACCCGCAGCTTGAGCGGATTGATTGGCCGCTTTCAGAAAATTCAAGATACTCCGCTTTTTATCTGCGATAGTGCGCACAATGCCCATGGCCTAAAAGAGGTGATGCAGCAAGTCAATACCGAATCTGTAAATTACGATAAGGTGCATGTTGTTTTTGGAGTGGTTCAGGGCAAAGACCTGAGCGCTGTTTTACCCTTGCTCAACAAAAATTTTCAGTATTACTGGTGTGCTGCTCAAATACCAAGGGCCCTTCCTGCTAAAGAGCTACAAGAAAAAGCTAAGCATTTCGATCTTAAAGGGGAAAGCCATCCTTCAGTATCAGATGCCGTAAATGCAGCAATGAAAAATGCCGGGGAAAAAGATTTGGTTTTTGCAGGCGGCAGCATCTTTACAGTGGCTGAGATTCCGCAGTTGAGTAATTTATAA
- a CDS encoding putative toxin-antitoxin system toxin component, PIN family, with protein sequence MKSKKIILDTNLWISFLISNKFNQLDKLIEKNKVRLIFSEELLEEFTEVVSRPKFKKYFSSKDIEKLLDSFNQYGELVNIKSNLQVCRDKKDNFLLNLSVDSKADYLITGDKDLLVLKEIKKTKILTFTDFIQCLKQT encoded by the coding sequence ATGAAAAGTAAGAAGATTATCCTTGATACAAATCTTTGGATTAGCTTTCTAATATCCAATAAATTTAATCAACTCGATAAGTTGATTGAAAAAAATAAAGTCCGCTTGATTTTCTCTGAAGAGCTTCTTGAAGAATTCACTGAGGTGGTAAGCCGTCCTAAATTCAAGAAATACTTTTCATCTAAGGATATAGAAAAATTATTAGACAGTTTCAATCAATACGGAGAATTGGTAAATATCAAATCGAATCTTCAAGTTTGCCGAGATAAAAAAGACAATTTTTTACTTAATCTGTCAGTTGATTCCAAGGCTGATTATTTAATTACGGGAGATAAAGATTTATTGGTTTTGAAAGAAATTAAAAAAACTAAAATTCTAACCTTTACTGACTTTATTCAGTGTTTGAAACAAACATAA
- a CDS encoding energy transducer TonB: MIQNGANIAWHSTERKNKRKGMITSTIIHLLLLLLFFFIGLYHKEPPDPEQGVLINFGTVDEAAGDVQPTAKEPAAEAVEEVEEEVVEETEPVEEVPEEIPVEEVEEIETEEVPEEIVEEVETQDVDEAPAIEKPEEKVEEPVEEPKEEKPVEKEPVKETKEEEKEPVEEAKEPPKEKPAEKKEEPKPEVDDRAMFKGSEAEENKEGSDGNKQGSGDQGAEDGSPDSKNYDGDKSYGLGNEGVGYDLEGRSLMGIPPIKDQSQETGIVAVRIKVNRNGDVISASYTSKGSTTTDAHLIKLAEEAARKAKFNSDSNASEEQFGIITFTFKLR; the protein is encoded by the coding sequence ATGATTCAAAACGGAGCAAATATAGCATGGCACTCAACTGAGCGCAAAAACAAGAGAAAAGGAATGATCACTTCCACGATCATTCACTTACTTTTATTGCTATTGTTTTTTTTCATTGGCCTGTATCATAAAGAACCACCAGATCCAGAACAAGGGGTATTGATCAATTTCGGCACAGTGGATGAAGCCGCAGGTGATGTTCAACCTACAGCAAAAGAGCCCGCTGCCGAGGCTGTGGAAGAAGTGGAAGAGGAAGTGGTGGAAGAAACCGAACCGGTAGAGGAAGTGCCCGAAGAAATCCCAGTGGAGGAAGTTGAAGAAATTGAAACTGAAGAAGTTCCGGAAGAAATTGTTGAAGAAGTGGAAACGCAAGATGTAGATGAAGCACCTGCCATTGAAAAACCGGAAGAAAAAGTAGAAGAACCGGTGGAGGAGCCCAAAGAAGAAAAACCAGTTGAAAAAGAACCCGTAAAAGAAACAAAAGAGGAAGAGAAAGAGCCGGTAGAAGAAGCGAAAGAACCTCCAAAGGAAAAGCCAGCAGAAAAGAAAGAAGAACCCAAACCCGAAGTGGACGATAGGGCAATGTTCAAAGGCAGTGAGGCAGAAGAAAATAAAGAAGGCAGCGATGGAAACAAGCAAGGCAGTGGTGACCAGGGAGCAGAAGATGGTAGTCCCGATTCAAAAAATTACGATGGAGATAAAAGTTACGGACTTGGAAACGAAGGCGTGGGCTACGACCTGGAAGGCAGAAGCCTGATGGGTATCCCACCTATTAAGGACCAATCACAGGAAACGGGTATTGTGGCTGTGCGCATTAAAGTAAACCGCAATGGTGATGTAATCTCGGCATCATATACCAGCAAAGGTTCCACAACTACCGATGCACATCTTATTAAATTGGCTGAAGAAGCTGCCAGAAAAGCAAAGTTCAATTCAGATTCCAATGCCTCTGAAGAACAGTTTGGGATTATTACCTTTACGTTCAAATTGCGTTAA
- a CDS encoding biopolymer transporter ExbD, which produces MNLRSRNKVSAAFNMSSLTDIIFLLLIFFMLTSTLVNPNALKLLLPTSDNKTKAKMNLTVSIDKDLNYYIGKDKVSLNQMPGMLRNELKDTPDATVVLSAEQSVPIQNVVQVMNIANDLKIKMILATQPQK; this is translated from the coding sequence ATGAACCTGAGATCGAGAAATAAAGTGAGTGCAGCATTCAATATGTCTTCCCTGACAGACATTATTTTCCTGTTGCTGATATTTTTTATGCTGACATCCACATTGGTCAACCCCAATGCATTGAAGCTTTTATTGCCCACATCCGACAATAAAACCAAGGCAAAAATGAACCTCACCGTTTCCATTGACAAGGATCTGAATTATTACATAGGAAAAGACAAAGTATCGCTGAATCAAATGCCAGGGATGTTGCGGAATGAATTAAAAGACACACCTGATGCTACTGTCGTGCTCAGTGCAGAGCAAAGCGTTCCCATTCAAAATGTAGTACAGGTAATGAATATTGCCAATGATTTAAAAATCAAAATGATATTAGCCACCCAGCCTCAGAAATGA
- a CDS encoding MotA/TolQ/ExbB proton channel family protein encodes MDLILLDAAASLAEGQTMEKTPVISILLKGGAFLIPIILMSFAGIYIFVERYLTIKKASKIDKDFMPHIRDYVVNGNIAAAKSLCQQNNAPVARMIEKGIMRIGKPLKNIEVAIENVGKLEIFKLEKGLALLATIAGAAPMLGFLGTVTGMIKSFYSMANAGNNMDIEVLAGGIYEALITTAVGLTVGIIAFVGYNLLVGMVDKVVHNMEATTVDFIDLLQEPAS; translated from the coding sequence ATGGATTTGATTTTACTTGATGCAGCAGCAAGCCTTGCAGAAGGACAAACAATGGAAAAGACCCCTGTTATTTCTATACTACTGAAAGGCGGTGCTTTTTTAATCCCTATTATACTGATGTCATTTGCAGGTATCTACATTTTTGTTGAGCGCTACCTCACCATAAAAAAAGCCTCAAAAATCGACAAGGATTTTATGCCGCATATTCGCGACTATGTAGTAAACGGGAATATTGCTGCCGCAAAGTCTTTGTGTCAGCAAAACAACGCCCCGGTAGCCCGCATGATCGAAAAAGGAATTATGCGCATCGGAAAACCATTGAAAAATATTGAAGTTGCCATTGAAAATGTGGGCAAGCTCGAAATATTCAAACTGGAAAAAGGCCTGGCACTTTTAGCCACAATTGCCGGTGCAGCGCCAATGCTCGGATTCCTCGGAACCGTTACCGGAATGATCAAATCCTTTTACAGCATGGCCAATGCAGGAAACAATATGGATATTGAAGTATTGGCAGGTGGTATTTACGAAGCACTGATCACCACAGCAGTTGGTCTGACAGTTGGAATTATTGCATTTGTAGGCTATAATTTACTGGTAGGAATGGTTGACAAAGTGGTGCACAATATGGAAGCCACCACCGTTGATTTTATTGATTTACTACAAGAACCGGCATCATGA